The Humulus lupulus chromosome 3, drHumLupu1.1, whole genome shotgun sequence genome window below encodes:
- the LOC133823400 gene encoding uncharacterized protein LOC133823400, with translation MEDKEVTYSRKEKKTKDKKKNKLSTSGSLPNDNDSHTVNSTVLCAHDTVKEKSSKSKTKKKKKDDLALEGPGVNSKDENVLVLKGDDVKISSTDATCKDDKGSKKRKRLVSEDNDLKPADKIDADESKRRKIEDVENFKGNKELNGHENGNIDKSAEKPSLQKTKKKQLNGSAEPKTVNAFQRVKVEEVVFTDEGLKDNSYWAKDGADSGYGAKAQEVLGQVRGR, from the exons ATGGAGGACAAAGAAGTCACTTATTctagaaaagagaagaaaaccaAGGACAAGAAAAAGAATAAGCTGTCAACTTCTGGTTCTCTTCCTAATGACAATGATTCCCATACTGTAAACTCTACTGTGTTGTGTGCTCATGACACTGTGAAAGAGAAAAGTTCCAAATCTAAAactaagaagaaaaagaaggatgATTTGGCTTTGGAAGGTCCGGGTGTGAATTCAAAGGATGAAAATGTACTTGTTTTAAAAGGGGACGATGTTAAGATCTCTAGCACAGATGCTACTTGCAAGGATGATAAAGgttctaagaaaagaaaaagattggTTTCTGAAGATAATGATTTGAAGCCAGCAGATAAAATAGATGCTGACGAATCTAAACGCAGAAAGATTGAGGATGTGGAGAACTTTAAAGGGAACAAGGAGCTTAATGGGCATGAAAATGGGAACATAGATAAAAGTGCTGAGAAGCCTTCCTTGCAGAAAACCAAAAAGAAACAACTTAATGGCTCAGCTGAG CCAAAGACTGTTAATGCATTTCAAAGAGTAAAAGTAGAGGAAGTGGTATTTACTGATGAGGGGCTTAAGGATAACTCTTACTGGGCAAAG GATGGTGCAGATAGTGGTTATGGTGCTAAGGCGCAAGAAGTTCTTGGGCAAGTTAGGGGGAGGTAA